In Epinephelus moara isolate mb chromosome 20, YSFRI_EMoa_1.0, whole genome shotgun sequence, the genomic stretch ATATATTATTTTggccagtaaaaaaaatatattttcgaCCAGTGGATTTTCTCATCTACCAGTCCTTTTAGCCAGGAAGTCAAAACATTAATTTTGGACACTGGAAGTCATAAAGATATGGAAGTGCAACTCTCCCACATGAACATTAAAAGCATGTTAGAGATCTGTCTTACAAATgccttttttaaagacatgaGTCGGAAATAAGTCCTAATGCTGAGGTGTAGTCTGAAAGGGTGGTTTTaagtagtgctgcacgatttggtaaaaatgtgcgattgcgatagtgctgcacgatttggtaaaaatgtgcgattgcgattatggtggacaatatcgcgattgcgattgtgattacaatataattacaataaaaggtaataaataaatggtatcatgagtctttttgcttgattcagtgtttctcctacattatattaggggggcactgacctgacatagtaattgttatggacagacagtgtgtcaatgaccatcaacagacagagcacagtcaaatacgctgctcacacagcagcgcagcatgcaactgtacacacagcggagcctgtgttgcgttcaggcgttgtcacgtaaatgacaaattccagcgccatagcacaacacagcagcatgtcaagtgggccgaaaccaagcaaaattgctcaatttttcatttgttatggagtccatgtTTCCatgtgacacttacaaatgtttgcttaactgtgcttggatgttgttttatgaggctctggcggctttcagttgtctctttgtctttaacgttacacggctcggctttctctcgcatgcactcttcctacttttccctgtctgtctcaagagttgatatagattggtcgtgttgccgcgggacgtggcaactttaacttttaaacttttacaaagCACGTctttcaggtacggcgacgttggacagaaagacgtgctgtgtaaaagtgtaaaagttaatactttgaatccaaagtatcgccatgtaacagacgtttttttcgccaccaactcagacTGTTCATGGTcgagctcatgctcttcttcagcatctgtgttggtcactgctgcacgccggctgcacgcaccaggatagatgtcaacaaactccacacactacaggagaggcagtcacgttcacaggcacacacgttaacatttctTTAGtctacattaaatcgcaaatcgcagccttttttgcggttatgtaatcgcacagcctgacatcgcgattgcgattgcgatttgattaatcgtgcagcactagtttTAAGCCTGAGGGGAAAGACAGTAGCTCCTTCTACAATGCCTCTCTAAGGCGGGGAATTTTATGCCCTTATGCTGTCTCATTGTtgtgtataaaaggtacaatcgcaAAATGGGGGACAGAGTTTTCTCACCTTTGAGccgtctgtataaacaggacagccggCAAGACGGGATCATGGGTGGCACAGGTGTGCCATTATGTGGCTAAAACAAAGAAGAAGTAGCAGTCGAAAATGCAATcgcaacatccaagcacagttaagcaaacatgagacgagccttaatgttctttttgcttagcagtggttttcgtcttggaactctgccatggaggccatttttgcccagtctctttcttatggtggagtcatgaacactgaccttaactgaggcaagtgatgcctgcagttctttagatgNNNNNNNNNNNNNNNNNNNNNNNNNNNNNNNNNNNNNNNNNNNNNNNNNNNNNNNNNcatttaagtgcggaaaacatgcaaaaaagtaagaaatcaggaagggggcaaacactttttcacaccactgtatctGCAAATAGGGAAAATAATGATATCCGGGAGCTCCTTAGCCTTCAAGCAGAGGATGATACCAGTCGCCATATAACAGAGCAGTgttcaacataacattttttccctACTCCTTATAGatctttaagtttcatttatttccatgtgctcctgctttttcttttatctctcaacacaacagtgatggtTATAAGTACGTGTGGCGActattttgttcatgtatgaAAATATAGTAGCCATACAACCGGGCTTGGTAAGGTTGGAGTGTTTTTAAGTTGATGTAAAAATTAACGACGAGCATTTGTGAAATCTCGCACTCGTGTGGATGTGAGTTTCTGCCTGTCGTCTCACTCCAAAGAACTACACGGACCCAAAACCATTACAACCTCacgctgtgtgcacacaaactgcaaaactatccatcaaaaaagtttttgagaCGTGCCTTAGCTTGTCACGTTGCACTGTAAGCCCAACTCGTATCATACCACTACGCCATTAATTGTAAATGACACGCTAACATataattttttaattcagtgttacaTTAGATAAATTGAGATTGACGTATTTTAACCCAGTTATTGTGCATTTGCCTTTACTTGCGAATGCAAAGCCGGGTGGTTGTCCCGCAGGTGTTGTATCATGTTGCTCTTGTTTGATCCTTTGGCCGCGACTTTTTTGCGgcatgttttacaaactggaaAGCCGTCGTCAACAATGACCCCTTGGTCATTTTGCGATAGCCAAAATGATACCACACGGCTGACTTTATCCGTTTTTTGGGGGAGAATAAGTCTTCTTCATCCATACTTCATCACTCGGAGACGCCgcttgtgtaactttgttttcgtTCCGTGCGAGTTGCACTGACCTACTGTATATGGCTCCGCGTCGCGGCATAATCTTTGGATAGTGACAGTGTTGAGGAATCTTTACGAATAATTAACCGTGGCGTTTAAAATCGCGGTTAATAGTGAAATCAagtaatcgtgacatccctacgGGCCAGTAGTTCAGAGTTTCACTGGCCCCTTGTATATTCTTACTAGCCCAagtaaaaaagagagagagagaaaaaaaaatgtctataaaacttcatttaatttaacttaatttcATTTAACTCCATTATACCTCATCTGTAGTGCGTGATGGTATATACAGCAGTCCTCGCAGAAGCTgatgtatgatgtcacagcctctgTGTACTCATCCACTTCTTAGATGACCTCACAACaggtttacagagctttaacttCTGCCTGTATGAGGGAATCAGGTGGACGGTGTTGTGGTCAGAGTGGCCCAGTGCAGCGCGGGGGACGGCGTGATAGGCGTTGTTAACAGTTGTGTAACAGTGATCCAGGATATTCTTCTCTCTGGtcggacattttataaactgtttgtatttggggagttcatgggtgaggttacctttgttaaagtcGCCAAGGACAATAACTAAGGAGTCCGCTCCACACACAGTAGCCTATCTGGTCGGCGAGCGTGTGCTGTAGCCTACCTCCTGCACGTTGGCCTGCGGTGCGATGTAAACACCGAACAGAATGAATGAAGCAAACTCACAGGGGGACTAAAAAGGTTTGCAGTTGATGAAAAAAAGATTCCAGATCAGgagagcagtgctgctggatcactgTCACGTCATTACACCAGCCACTGTTAGTGTAAAAACAGATACCTCCACCTTTAGTTTTGCCGGAGAGATCCGTGTTACGATCCGCTCAAGAGTTGGaagcctgccagctgcagcgcagAGTCCGGTATCGATCCACACAGCCACGTCTCCGTGaagcacaaaactgcagatGTAGAAAAGTATCCGTTTTTCACCATCAGTAGCTGAAGTTCATCCAGTTTACTGGCCAGCGAACACacgctggaaagaaatataccTGCATGGCAGCGGTGTGCGGTGTCCGCGTTGGCGGAGACGCACAAGCGCACTGGCACGTTTCCCCCTCCTCCAGTGTTTCACTGCACGAGCAAAGGTGAGGGCACCTTTGGTCAAAAAGCCCAATAAATCCACTGAAGGCTCGAGAAAAGTGGGATAAAAATCCGCTGAAGTTGTTcccctgacaaaaaaagccttacAGCGTCACTGGCCCGAGCAGGCCTGTGACCTGTCAGTCAACTTGCCCGACATACTTTTTGATTGGCCCCGGGCCATCGGGCCATTGCTTATGTCGAACCCTGAACAGAGAcactaaatgattgttattgccaagttatgccattgttattccTTAGTACTTGATGGCAGTAGCGGGCACCTGTCAAATTTTTTCGGAAATGACGGAGagtgacatgtccggtgagtaggggtgggggaaatttccGAATCTTAGATGCATCGCGATTCGGACGTGGACGAATTTGAATCGATTCACAAACGTCCAAATttcgattatttaaatctgttaattagagtaatacagaaGGTTCTAAATAATGCGGAACTAAGAAGCGCGGTAGGTGTCATCTCCGGGACACTTTGGGATGCGCACCTGGAGCAGACACGCCGACACgcgcacagaggaaaacaaacatggctgaccgcCACCCACCTCGCCGTGAGATCTGAACAGCTCCTTCTAATTTAAAAGCAGACGTGTGGAAATATGAACAGCTCCTTCTAATTTAAAAGCAGACGTGTGGAAATACTTCGGCTTCTACAACGTTGACGGTGGAAGCGAACTGGACAAGAGCCACGTTATATGTAAGCCGTgtcgtgctaaaataaaatacttcggcaacacaacaaacatgagaagccatgtaactcgattccacctgacggaggagtcagggagacggcaggctgttgttgctgcggcaGCTAGTGGCGCTACCGATCAGAGAACAATCGAGGAAGCAATTAGAAAGCTGCCACCCTCATCTGAAAAGGCGACGCGAATTACGAAGGCCATCGTGGCATTTATTGCCAAGGACAACGTCCTTATTCCGTCAtggaaaatcagggatttcaagcactgctgcatacactggagcccagatacaccatcccatcccgacgctatttcaccgacactctacaaccaaaccaaaacagaagtcatggccTCNNNNNNNNNNNNNNNNNNNNNNNNNNNNNNNNNNNNNNNNNNNNNNNNNNNNNNNNNNNNNNNNNNNNNNNNNNNNNNNNNNNNNNNNNNNNNNNNNNNNNNNNNNNNNNNNNNNNNNNNNNNNNNNNNNNNNNNNNNNNNNNNNNNNNNNNNNNNNNNNNNNNNNNNgtggatgaatggcacaacaatgggcctcaggatctcgtcacggtatctctgtgcattcaaaatgccatcaataaaatgcacctgtgttcgttgtccataacatacgcctgcccataccataaccccaccgccaccatgggccactcgatccacaacgttgacatcagcaaaccgctcacccacacgacgccacacacgctgtctgccatctgccctgagtcagcatgccaattgcatgctccctcaaaacttgcgacatctgtggcattgtgctgtgtcataaaactgaacattttagagtggccttttattgtggccagcctaaggcacacctgtgcaataatcatgctgtaatcagcatcttgatatgccacacctgtgaggtgggatggattatcttggcaaaggagaagtgctcactaacacagattttgacagatttgtgaacaatatttgagggaaatggtcttttgtgtatatagaaaatgttttagatctttgagttcagctcatgaaaaatgggagcaaaaacaagagtgttgcatttatatttttgttcagtgtaaaatTACACACGGGAGCAGCACAATTCcaccgttgtttggttctgtgtaaaaatcaAAGGTAGCATGAAGAAAGGACCGTGGAGCAGCCCTATAGcgcgatctctgtgtaaaaagggctagtgACTCTGCTTTCCTAACACCGAGGGGAGAACTTCTTTCCACCATTGGTGATCTTCAGAGTGACGAGCCGTCCAGGCAGAGTATGCACAATGGTCAGGAAGGAGTTTTTCTCAGGTCACTCTTTTTATGCAAAGTCTTGACTTGACTATAGACCtctttacacagagattgtgcAATGCTGCCGCAGTGAAGAATCGTCATTACACTggctttgctttttcttttttaaacacagaacCAAAACAACGGCAGCATAATGTCGCCCCAGAAAGCATGCCAGAGTTGGaaagcaaaagaggtgtgatgGGCCTGATGTTTAACTCAACAACACAGCACTTTccagtagggctgtcaaaattgctcaaaaatgacattcgaatattccttctaaaaataactcataggttcgaaccattcgaatttatttttttttcgcattatgtccacaagagggcaaactaatacaaggaaacatacttgttaatgtattaatacaaggaaacataactacttgtaggtatttttatttcaacataaacgtcattgaaaacatttacatacctgcacattaaaacacaaaacaattatctataacgttataaacgaccgtggacctctcgctcgccccccctctctgaccagtggccacaccgcccgctgaagcgctgcgaatagcctcgaagcgcctcGAAGCGAAGCCATTTCCCTTTCGGCGctcatgttaaccgattgtgtcatccacaccggctgcgcCACGCAGCTCCGTTTTGGCGCcacgagcgaatgtgtcaagccgggggGTGACGGAggcaacagctgggagcagaaccgcttgtcgaccagcagcacttccgcgggcggtgtggccctggcgtttaTGCAGTGCattcagtgcagcggcccaggccaacgcccactcgcaaagaggacagctgcggtggtgttttttttttctccacaatcgaatatcaattttcacattcgaaggtccattttttttcaaattcgaagttaaattcgaatttagaatattcgttgacagccctactttCCAGTCAACAACAATGgcataaaataacaataacaatcatttaccaccctgttatatggtggttgatctcgtcctctgctcgcaGGTTAAGGAGCTCCCAAACCTCATTGTGTCTCCAATTTGCCTACATTTTCCTTTCTCCTCTTCGTTTTTTGAGTTacctgctaactgctgctagctgctttttcaAATGAGAAAGTTCGTGACCCAGCCGCCATGTTGGAGACTGTCTAGCAAAGCACCaaacaccacccactggccgGACCAACTGTCTTGTGTTACAGCTAAAGAGTATCCTAAAATATGTTGCTGAAagcatttgaggcaagaaatggACAATTCAGTAACAgtatcttgattcatatttgatcagcgctgacttttttgaccacagttcacaagcCATCACTGACAGTTACGTTAGAGACTCCacagctctgactggttgtttttgttgatgtgaTGTAATGCAGGGTTTTCCCTGCATAGAAAATAGTTTGGTGGCCGCCAAAGCCGTTTTAGCCCTCCGCCAATGGAAAATCCCCAAAGAGGGATGTGGGAGTGGGGAAGGGaagggaggggagaaaaaaaacaaacaaaactcaaatCTCAGTGCAACCTCATAGTTCAATCACCATGGTTCGGACCAATAACGAGAGCCTGGTGATGCGACATTAGACCAATAATAATCGAGTTCTTTGATTCAAAGTAACGTGTTGAGCCCCACGCTTCGCGTCAGCTCAGAACGCAGATGCTGGTGCATTCACTGCCAGCCTGGTGACAAGCGAGATCATTTTTCAGTCCTGAGGTGCTACTTACAGTAACGTAACGAGTTTATATAACTCCaccgctgtctgtctctgctgtgctGCACAAACTGAGggcaactttttattcattggattCAAATGTGCTATATTGGGATAGGTATCGTTATCAGGATATGAAATGATCTATATCgggatatgagattttggtcatatcgcccagccctaatgtaCTGTATTAGTTGGACCTCTTTCGTCTAATAGAGAAAATATGGCATCGCTTAATACATTTGCATGATCTGTAAATGCAAATGCGAAGCTCGTGCCGCAGACATCACCACCAAAGCCCCTTTCTGAGCCAGGGAAAACCCTGTAATGTCATGGAAGCGTTTCAAGAAGGCAGAAGAATATGATCTTTTTCATAGAATATCTGTTTGATGTAGCCCGTTGCTGTGTGGACGTAGTGActgtttcagcaaatatgacagaaaccaaactacagctttaacaaggttgtgtaaaaggggctactgtgTCAGCTGAGGTGGCTCACAAGACCACCTTAGCATCACACTGTCCACTTTGCACACAAGATATCAGATAATATAAAGAAAAGCATGCATTTCAAGCAAAACTGTTCTCCTTAAGAGATGATCTTTTATCATTTGGGTTACAACTCATTCTTTCATGAAGTGCTGCAAATAAGCTGATACCTGCTTTTAAgtcattttgaaatgtaatatgtGAAATACTATGTAACTGAACGAGTGCTTCAATGCTTCATAAAGGATGGGTCCAATGCTTTCATGCTCTCCAGAGCATGCTGATTTGTAACAACTTGACTTTTCCACTGATGCCATCCTCTGGCCAAACTTTGAAAATGTATGTCCCAGTAGAGAGGCTTAAAATTAAGCTGTCATTGTTGTATCATctatcaaacatttttttctaattttctgatgtggttttgtttttttttgtcttgtttaaatttcttttcACGTGCTCTTCAGGGTTCCCGGGACCTAGAGGAGCACCTGGGCCAGTTCTGATATGTGGACGAGGTGATCATATCTTAGAGAATATAAACTTTTCATCATTTGAGTAATTGCTATACGTCATTGATTTACAATTCAGCATGTAAAAAGTAGCAGGCTGTAACTTTTCAATGTTTATATTCTAAGAAATTGTTCCTTCCTGCACAAGAAAATTTGACAATATTTACTATTTACAGAagagagcttgaacgcatcatcatgtaactcaatgcaacctctgtCAGCAGTTTGTTCTGGCCACCAGCTGCAAATAGCTAactttaactagctctcctcctgccaatGTCAACATGAATTTGTTggtcacaatgtagcattatcagggtaACAATGGGGTGCATCCCCTGATGCATCAGTAGGGAGTTCACTGTGTCACTGCGTCCCTTTGTCCTGACAGTGTCCCAGGAAAGATCTATGCTCATCCAAAACACGTTTTCTATTGTCCCTGTTAAAATAATTCTGCAATAATTTAGAACTGGAGGAAGGAGATCGGAGTCAGCTCAAAATTCAAACAAGGGTTTAATCTTGTACAAGAGGAGCATTCACAGAGCAACACGCAGGTCGGTTACAAAGTGAAGACTCAACGTCTGAGGAGAAAAGCTTGGTATTTATCTGTCTCTGTGGGTGTGTAATCACTCTGCCCTTCTGCACTTAAAGGAATCATTCACAAGAAGGAAGTGATAACCTTGAATATATATTCAATACCTTGAGTGATTATTCGATACCATACATGTGCCATGAAACAACACAAAGGGTCACAGGTCACATTACACAATTACACTAAACATTCCTGCGTGTGACTTCAGTTCACATCTCTCTTCATGAAGTACAAAATTTCCATCACAGTCCCCAGGATGCAGATAGTTgtgagccctgctttttagcttGCATAAAAATGATACAACACATTGAAAGAACATCGACCACTGCCAtcggtgaatgtcatcttatttgtcGAGAGGCCAATAGCAGTAGGCGAATATCTCCTGATAACGCTGTGCGGCCAATTAATCGATGTATCCTTATCTGACATATTTGGTATCTctatttgaatttaaaatgaaGGGCTGGGGCTAAAATAATTAGACATCAGTAAGTAATAAAGTATCAAAAGTCAGTCATTATAATAAATACGTTAATTAAATAATCACTTAAGCATAACACACAGACCTCAAATGAGCAAAGAGGTGAATCGATACCTCTGTGAAACATCCTGAACAAAAAGTAAATAATTCATAATGGCAGTATTCATTGCAGGGCCTTTTATATTGGTTTGCATGAAATTGTGAGGTGCATATTATTgtgaaggagaggaaaagataAGCCTTTCATGCACTGCATATCTGTGAGCACCAAAGTATAGCAACTTTGGTAACTGAACTTATTCTGCTTAATCCAGATCCTGTTGATTCTGTTAGCCAGGACGTTGAAACTTTGAAGAGGAGCATTGCCAAGTTAGAGCTGGGTAAGTATCCCATTGAAAAACTACAATGGAGCTATAAAAAGGATGCGAGTGCACGGATGGTATTTTAATTACAACTTTTCGGGAGACTAGGGATAGGCATCTTTCAGATTTTAACAATACTACTATTCTTACCAATACTGCTCGTCGATGCAGTACTTTAATGGTACTTTTATCGGTTCTTCTGGGGTTTTAATTATCATTGCTTTATATTCCATgtatgcacatacagtatataaattaaCATTCTGCTACAGCTTTGtttagaatttaatttaaatttattttcaagcccaatatcacaaatcacactctgagggctttacagcatacaacattaGCAAACATGCATCAATGACGAGTGTCTTAATCTTATTGTAAATTATAAATGGAGCTGGTGAGATAAAAACTGTGCACGATAATGTTTATGTCACCTAAATAAATTCGGCCTCAGGGCCCGTTTAATCCCAAATTTCGGCACCCATCCCTACAGGAGACATTGCTTTGTTAGAGTTCACTTTTTGAGTGTACTAACTTGTACCTGTACCTCAGTAGTTTTCAAGTATGTGTCCCTTCTTGTTCTATGCCCATAGGATGTTTAAGAAAGGAGCAAcgagaaaaatattttcaataaaatcaTGCTGCACTGGGCTCCATTAATCTCATTTAGATgagaaaaaaactttattaatgGATTTGGAACTGTAACTGAGTAAAATGTAGCTACAGTAGTGAGCCTGTATTCCACCTCAGTGAGTGTGTGATATTACATATCTATGCCAAGATGGTAATACAGTTTTGGGTTTATGGAAGACAAATGTGTTAACTTGCCGATTTATTCCTGATTTGCTgcatgttgttttctttctccagCAATAAACTATGACTTTGTCCGAAGAGTTGGTCAGAAATACTTTGTGTCATACAAGGAGCGAGGCTCGTTCTCCAGGGCTGTCGAGTTCTGCTCCCAACAAGGCTTAGAGCTGGCTTCGCCCCAGAGCGAGGAGGAGAACAACAGACTGACTCAGTTCTTTGGGGACGTTTACAAAATAGCCTGGATCAACATCAACGATAACAAAGCAGTGGGGAATTTTGACTCTGATATGAAGAACCAACCTCTGACCTTTACAAAATGGGGAGAGGGGCAGCCAGACAAATCCATCCAAGATACAGGCTGCACCATGCTGTCAGAAGATGGTGTGTGGAGAGTGACACCTGAATGCTCTCTTAGTGCTTACATCATTTGTCAGATATAGAAAGTTCTTGTATCCCagagtcttttgtttttttgtaatgttgTTTAAAATGATCATATGCTAATATccagtgcattaaaaaaaatatagaccTTAACTTTATCCTCATTTTGATGAAGATATCATGGACAGGAACAATTATTCttgaggcccagacacaccaaaccaacataaCAAGAATAATAGCAATGAGGGCCTCACgctgcctgtgtctcagccaagaagctgcacctgaacacaatgCAAAGACTTCAGCCAAAAGCCAGCTGGTgtgtacgttctgcacctgcatgaaaggaaataactctccataccagcaggtggcagcagtcTGTAATCATTATTCTAAAAAGGGAAACCCAAAGACCAACAGGGCAGATTCGAAACACTAGTTACCAAcattgactttagctgtttgtttgctttcctcacttccatttctcttctcatggactgagctgagctgccaatcagagtcatTTAATTTACCAACTCTCTGCCAGCTCTGCTCTCAATTCAAAATTCTGAATCTGCCAATAAGGGCCCCCTAGTGCCAACCATGTAGGACACACTGCGAAAACTAGGCTGGCAGACATTTACCAACAGCCCAACTTTGACCAATGGCCACCCaccggcttggtgtgtcagggccatTAAATATATTTCCTCTTGAATGCTTtggtttctttatgttttttaatctctCCTAAAAGAATCAGCAGCATGGTATTATTACTCTTCTGCAAACATATTCCCCTATAAGAAAGAATTTAAGCAAAGAAATATAAGAATGCCGTACATGTCGTGACTATGTTAAGAGTGTAATAACTTTTCAAATGATGTATTTTAGAAGCATATGACACAATAAAGCAAACAGCAATGGTGCGGTCTCATTTCATTAATTCCTTTATTTCAGGTTGAGGGTGAATTTCAAGTCCCTTGATTTACATTTTAAGTGGTTTGCCAGAGCTAATCTGTCTGATGAGCTGttgtggtttaaaaagaacagaGGCTCTTTTaagatgtttctttttttgtgtgttatatCTCTTAGAGACATTTCAtatgtgttgtttatttacacTAGGATGGATCTTTTACAAATTTATCTTTAAACAATTTATCATCCATGTCTCACAATTGATAACGAATCACAtggagtgcacacacactcacactcacacagggcAGCAAACTGGGCAGGGGTCATCACAACAACCTCAAACTTAACTATGAAAACTGACGTCATGCAAACATGCATCCATGGCCAAAACCAAACATTGTTTGGTAATCCAATCTTTGATTAACGCAAGCAGCATATAGCGCTAGGTTGGTTGTTATATAAACAAAATAGCCAAAAACAGTCTGAAACCTCAGCCATTTTTAAATGTCTCAGTTTCATGGGGGTCTACTACACCAGATACAGCACAATGCTAATTTTCATGTGTTGTGCCTGGGTGTGAATATGCTGCACATATAGGAATATAAAAATGTCACTTTCATGtaacattaataaatacatacagcAATATAAAAAAATTCTATTTCCACATAACATTAGTAACTATATACAACTGTAGGACAGACCAGTGCTTAAATGACAAAAGAGGCATTATCAGACCTTAATGACAACAAGGCTGTCTGTCTTCGCACATTTTTTAAcaataggtttttttttcatcttatttcTCCATGAACTGTTAGAATAAACTGTTTTTGGGGTGCAGTGGCTAAACTATACAGTATCTTATGAAGTAAACAAACATTCGCTATAAACAAATTTTTTGAAGCCCAATaagttgtatttttaaataatactGCAATAGTGGTaagagtttgtttttatgtcaagtGCTTTTAAGGCCACACTAACATAAAAGCAATTGAATTTTTGTATTTCCTTTGGgcatcaataataaaaacacttttttttttttttttaaacaaatcctATAGATTTTTAGATATAGGCCTCTACCAAACGGTTGGTGAAGTCTGTTCATGGTAATtgtaaaagagaaagaaaaaaattgccaaaataCCATTACAGTTCTTTGAACTGATCTCAGAAATAGTGATATCCGactgagagtttttttttttttaaatcaaatatataatacaatacaatacaataagaTTAAATTTACgcctttttatttatcttaacATCACTACCTAAGGACTACTCAATATTTGGTTGAGCATGGCTTTAGacggttaaaaaaacaaaaacaaaacatacttgCATACATATTCCAAATGTTCTATATTATTTGTTAGTTataagatagatagatagatagatagatagatagatagaataaCATTAAATGTTTCCTTTAACAATGAATGATCAGAAGTTTTTTTGTGTCCATAACAAAAATCGCAGTTAGCATCTGAAGTCCAACATCACACACAAAGATACAG encodes the following:
- the LOC126408166 gene encoding collectin-43-like, which produces MGLCLLFCMVCLMASIGNSQVPGPPGPKGDRGDPGPPGPAGIQGFMGVPGFPGPKGEQGFPGPRGAPGPVLICGRDPVDSVSQDVETLKRSIAKLELAINYDFVRRVGQKYFVSYKERGSFSRAVEFCSQQGLELASPQSEEENNRLTQFFGDVYKIAWININDNKAVGNFDSDMKNQPLTFTKWGEGQPDKSIQDTGCTMLSEDGVWRVTPECSLSAYIICQI